Proteins found in one Oncorhynchus mykiss isolate Arlee chromosome 3, USDA_OmykA_1.1, whole genome shotgun sequence genomic segment:
- the sp3a gene encoding transcription factor Sp3 isoform X10 — MAALDVDSSQSEFLQQDCGTGDQLTGNPDRWEVLTPTTTRKEEPGAVHIQSRGIVTSNGQYVLPLQNLQSQPIFVTSGSDTSANTVPNIQYIQTADGQQLSFSTSSEDGATLSQDATGQIQILPDGTQTISVTGAGDILTNNQNLISQTGHVQQIQGVSIGSSTFNNQGQVVTNVPMGLPGNITFVPISSVDLDSLGLSGAQTIATGVTSDGQLIMTSQPVDNSESLEKTGDQHSQTLSVNDSNANADMYVPTSSAQLPEAMDETGVLTQAPEQTDPSGLQGYIQQNQVQNIQVSSGQSIIQLQQVPVQTSDGQLVQAAGGQTMQNVQLINPGTFIIQAQTVTASGQIQWQTFQVQGVQNLQNLQLSTNPAQQITLAPLQTLSLGQGEAQQIPNLQTVTVNSLVQAGIQYQQAEDTNSPGDVQIKEEPDSEDWQLGSDSTLNTSDLSHLRVRLEDEEDQLGEGGKRLRRVACTCPNCKEAGGRGSNMGKKKQHICHIPGCGKVYGKTSHLRAHLRWHSGERPFVCSWMYCGKRFTRSDELQRHRRTHTGEKKFVCPECSKRFMRSDHLAKHIKTHQNKKGVMNSVSNAVVGSMESAGSSDSIITAGGTTLILTNIQQGSSNSQDILANAEIPLQLVTIAAGEVLEMAESQ, encoded by the exons ATGGCTGCCTTGGACGTGGACAGCAGTCAAAGCGAGTTTCTGCAGCAAGACTGTGGCACAGGAGATCAG TTAACAGGGAACCCAGATAGATGGGAGGTTTTGACCCCCACAACAACACGGAAGGAGGAACCTGGCGCGGTCCATATCCAGAGTCGGGGGATCGTGACATCAAACGGACAGTATGTTCTTCCTCTCCAGAACCTTCAGAGCCAACCGATCTTTGTGACATCAGGAAGCGACACCTCCGCCAACACAGTGCCTAACATTCAGTACATTCAGACAGCTGATGGACAGCAACTGAGCTTCTCCACCTCCAGTGAGGACGGGGCCACTCTGAGCCAAGATGCCACAGGGCAGATCCAGATCTTGCCTGACGGAACTCAGACTATAAGTGTGACTGGGGCCGGAGACATCCTTACTAATAACCAGAACCTCATATCACAGACTGGTCATGTCCAGCAGATCCAGGGTGTTTCTATCGGCAGCTCCACCTTTAACAACCAGGGTCAGGTTGTCACTAATGTGCCTATGGGGTTGCCAGGGAACATCACCTTTGTCCCCATTAGCAGTGTGGACTTGGACTCCCTGGGCCTCTCTGGTGCTCAGACTATAGCAACAGGGGTCACTTCTGATGGCCAGCTCATCATGACCAGTCAGCCTGTGGACAACTCTGAGAGTTTGGAGAAGACAGGTGACCAGCACTCGCAAACACTGTCTGTAAATGACTCAAATGCTAATGCAGACATGTATGTGCCAACGTCCTCCGCCCAGCTGCCTGAGGCCATGGATGAGACGGGTGTTCTAACCCAAGCCCCAGAGCAGACAGACCCCTCTGGTCTCCAGGGCTACATTCAGCAGAACCAGGTCCAGAACATCCAGGTGTCCTCAGGCCAGTCCATCATCCAGCTGCAACAGGTGCCAGTCCAGACCAGTGATGGTCAGCTGGTGCAGGCAGCAGGGGGACAGACCATGCAGAACGTTCAGCTCATCAACCCAGGGACCTTCATCATCCAGGCCCAGACCGTCACGGCCTCAGGGCAGATCCAGTGGCAGACCTTTCAGGTGCAGGGGGTCCAGAACCTCCAGAACCTCCAGCTGTCCACCAACCCAGCCCAGCAGATCACACTGGCCCCATTGCAAACCCTGTCTCTGGGCCAGGGAGAAGCGCAACAGATCCCCAACCTGCAGACTGTGACTGTCAACTCTTTGGTCCAGGCAGGCATTCAGTACCAGCAGGCAGAGGACACCAACAGCCCTGGAG ACGTCCAGATAAAGGAGGAGCCGGACTCCGAGGACTGGCAGCTGGGCAGTGACTCCACTCTGAACACCAGTGACCTTTCCCACCTGCGGGTCAGGCTAGAGGACGAGGAGGACCAACTCGGCGAGGGGGGCAAGCGGCTACGCAGGGTGGCCTGCACCTGCCCCAATTGCAAAGAGGCTGGGGGGAG AGGATCCAACATGGGAAAGAAGAAGCAACACATCTGTCACATTCCGGGCTGTGGGAAGGTGTACGGGAAGACATCCCACCTGCGAGCGCACCTGCGCTGGCACTCAGGGGAGCGGCCCTTCGTCTGCAGCTGGATGTACTGTGGGAAGAGGTTCACACGCAGCGACGAACTGCAGAGACACAGAAGGACACATACAG gggAGAAGAAGTTTGTCTGCCCGGAATGTTCCAAGCGCTTCATGCGGAGCGACCACCTGGCCAAGCACATTAAAACTCACCAGAACAAGAAAGGAGTCATGAACTCTGTGAGCAACGCGGTGGTTGGCTCCATGGAGTCCGCGGGCTCGTCAGACAGCATCATCACGGCGGGCGGCACCACCCTCATCCTCACCAACATTCAGCAGGGCTCCAGTAACTCCCAAGACATCCTGGCCAATGCTGAAATCCCACTACAACTGGTCACTATAGCAGCCGGAGAAGTCCTAGAGATGGCCGAGTCACAGTGA
- the sp3a gene encoding transcription factor Sp3 isoform X5, with product MAALDVDSSQSEFLQQDCGTGDQDTQSSSLALLAATCSKIESASSDGGNGAAAAVTTDLTSIQLTGNPDRWEVLTPTTTRKEEPGAVHIQSRGIVTSNGQYVLPLQNLQSQPIFVTSGSDTSANTVPNIQYIQTADGQQLSFSTSSEDGATLSQDATGQIQILPDGTQTISVTGAGDILTNNQNLISQTGHVQQIQGVSIGSSTFNNQGQVVTNVPMGLPGNITFVPISSVDLDSLGLSGAQTIATGVTSDGQLIMTSQPVDNSESLEKTGDQHSQTLSVNDSNANADMYVPTSSAQLPEAMDETGVLTQAPEQTDPSGLQGYIQQNQVQNIQVSSGQSIIQLQQVPVQTSDGQLVQAAGGQTMQNVQLINPGTFIIQAQTVTASGQIQWQTFQVQGVQNLQNLQLSTNPAQQITLAPLQTLSLGQGEAQQIPNLQTVTVNSLVQAGIQYQQAEDTNSPGDVQIKEEPDSEDWQLGSDSTLNTSDLSHLRVRLEDEEDQLGEGGKRLRRVACTCPNCKEAGGRGSNMGKKKQHICHIPGCGKVYGKTSHLRAHLRWHSGERPFVCSWMYCGKRFTRSDELQRHRRTHTGEKKFVCPECSKRFMRSDHLAKHIKTHQNKKGVMNSVSNAVVGSMESAGSSDSIITAGGTTLILTNIQQGSSNSQDILANAEIPLQLVTIAAGEVLEMAESQ from the exons ATGGCTGCCTTGGACGTGGACAGCAGTCAAAGCGAGTTTCTGCAGCAAGACTGTGGCACAGGAGATCAG GACACTCAGTCGTCATCGCTCGCTCTGCTGGCAGCTACCTGCAGCAAGATCGAGTCGGCATCATCAGATGGGGGTAACGGTGCTGCCGCTGCAGTG ACGACAGACCTAACATCCATCCAGTTAACAGGGAACCCAGATAGATGGGAGGTTTTGACCCCCACAACAACACGGAAGGAGGAACCTGGCGCGGTCCATATCCAGAGTCGGGGGATCGTGACATCAAACGGACAGTATGTTCTTCCTCTCCAGAACCTTCAGAGCCAACCGATCTTTGTGACATCAGGAAGCGACACCTCCGCCAACACAGTGCCTAACATTCAGTACATTCAGACAGCTGATGGACAGCAACTGAGCTTCTCCACCTCCAGTGAGGACGGGGCCACTCTGAGCCAAGATGCCACAGGGCAGATCCAGATCTTGCCTGACGGAACTCAGACTATAAGTGTGACTGGGGCCGGAGACATCCTTACTAATAACCAGAACCTCATATCACAGACTGGTCATGTCCAGCAGATCCAGGGTGTTTCTATCGGCAGCTCCACCTTTAACAACCAGGGTCAGGTTGTCACTAATGTGCCTATGGGGTTGCCAGGGAACATCACCTTTGTCCCCATTAGCAGTGTGGACTTGGACTCCCTGGGCCTCTCTGGTGCTCAGACTATAGCAACAGGGGTCACTTCTGATGGCCAGCTCATCATGACCAGTCAGCCTGTGGACAACTCTGAGAGTTTGGAGAAGACAGGTGACCAGCACTCGCAAACACTGTCTGTAAATGACTCAAATGCTAATGCAGACATGTATGTGCCAACGTCCTCCGCCCAGCTGCCTGAGGCCATGGATGAGACGGGTGTTCTAACCCAAGCCCCAGAGCAGACAGACCCCTCTGGTCTCCAGGGCTACATTCAGCAGAACCAGGTCCAGAACATCCAGGTGTCCTCAGGCCAGTCCATCATCCAGCTGCAACAGGTGCCAGTCCAGACCAGTGATGGTCAGCTGGTGCAGGCAGCAGGGGGACAGACCATGCAGAACGTTCAGCTCATCAACCCAGGGACCTTCATCATCCAGGCCCAGACCGTCACGGCCTCAGGGCAGATCCAGTGGCAGACCTTTCAGGTGCAGGGGGTCCAGAACCTCCAGAACCTCCAGCTGTCCACCAACCCAGCCCAGCAGATCACACTGGCCCCATTGCAAACCCTGTCTCTGGGCCAGGGAGAAGCGCAACAGATCCCCAACCTGCAGACTGTGACTGTCAACTCTTTGGTCCAGGCAGGCATTCAGTACCAGCAGGCAGAGGACACCAACAGCCCTGGAG ACGTCCAGATAAAGGAGGAGCCGGACTCCGAGGACTGGCAGCTGGGCAGTGACTCCACTCTGAACACCAGTGACCTTTCCCACCTGCGGGTCAGGCTAGAGGACGAGGAGGACCAACTCGGCGAGGGGGGCAAGCGGCTACGCAGGGTGGCCTGCACCTGCCCCAATTGCAAAGAGGCTGGGGGGAG AGGATCCAACATGGGAAAGAAGAAGCAACACATCTGTCACATTCCGGGCTGTGGGAAGGTGTACGGGAAGACATCCCACCTGCGAGCGCACCTGCGCTGGCACTCAGGGGAGCGGCCCTTCGTCTGCAGCTGGATGTACTGTGGGAAGAGGTTCACACGCAGCGACGAACTGCAGAGACACAGAAGGACACATACAG gggAGAAGAAGTTTGTCTGCCCGGAATGTTCCAAGCGCTTCATGCGGAGCGACCACCTGGCCAAGCACATTAAAACTCACCAGAACAAGAAAGGAGTCATGAACTCTGTGAGCAACGCGGTGGTTGGCTCCATGGAGTCCGCGGGCTCGTCAGACAGCATCATCACGGCGGGCGGCACCACCCTCATCCTCACCAACATTCAGCAGGGCTCCAGTAACTCCCAAGACATCCTGGCCAATGCTGAAATCCCACTACAACTGGTCACTATAGCAGCCGGAGAAGTCCTAGAGATGGCCGAGTCACAGTGA
- the sp3a gene encoding transcription factor Sp3 isoform X6: MAALDVDSSQSEFLQQDCGTGDQSSSLALLAATCSKIESASSDGGNGAAAAVTTDLTSIQLTGNPDRWEVLTPTTTRKEEPGAVHIQSRGIVTSNGQYVLPLQNLQSQPIFVTSGSDTSANTVPNIQYIQTADGQQLSFSTSSEDGATLSQDATGQIQILPDGTQTISVTGAGDILTNNQNLISQTGHVQQIQGVSIGSSTFNNQGQVVTNVPMGLPGNITFVPISSVDLDSLGLSGAQTIATGVTSDGQLIMTSQPVDNSESLEKTGDQHSQTLSVNDSNANADMYVPTSSAQLPEAMDETGVLTQAPEQTDPSGLQGYIQQNQVQNIQVSSGQSIIQLQQVPVQTSDGQLVQAAGGQTMQNVQLINPGTFIIQAQTVTASGQIQWQTFQVQGVQNLQNLQLSTNPAQQITLAPLQTLSLGQGEAQQIPNLQTVTVNSLVQAGIQYQQAEDTNSPGDVQIKEEPDSEDWQLGSDSTLNTSDLSHLRVRLEDEEDQLGEGGKRLRRVACTCPNCKEAGGRGSNMGKKKQHICHIPGCGKVYGKTSHLRAHLRWHSGERPFVCSWMYCGKRFTRSDELQRHRRTHTGEKKFVCPECSKRFMRSDHLAKHIKTHQNKKGVMNSVSNAVVGSMESAGSSDSIITAGGTTLILTNIQQGSSNSQDILANAEIPLQLVTIAAGEVLEMAESQ, from the exons ATGGCTGCCTTGGACGTGGACAGCAGTCAAAGCGAGTTTCTGCAGCAAGACTGTGGCACAGGAGATCAG TCGTCATCGCTCGCTCTGCTGGCAGCTACCTGCAGCAAGATCGAGTCGGCATCATCAGATGGGGGTAACGGTGCTGCCGCTGCAGTG ACGACAGACCTAACATCCATCCAGTTAACAGGGAACCCAGATAGATGGGAGGTTTTGACCCCCACAACAACACGGAAGGAGGAACCTGGCGCGGTCCATATCCAGAGTCGGGGGATCGTGACATCAAACGGACAGTATGTTCTTCCTCTCCAGAACCTTCAGAGCCAACCGATCTTTGTGACATCAGGAAGCGACACCTCCGCCAACACAGTGCCTAACATTCAGTACATTCAGACAGCTGATGGACAGCAACTGAGCTTCTCCACCTCCAGTGAGGACGGGGCCACTCTGAGCCAAGATGCCACAGGGCAGATCCAGATCTTGCCTGACGGAACTCAGACTATAAGTGTGACTGGGGCCGGAGACATCCTTACTAATAACCAGAACCTCATATCACAGACTGGTCATGTCCAGCAGATCCAGGGTGTTTCTATCGGCAGCTCCACCTTTAACAACCAGGGTCAGGTTGTCACTAATGTGCCTATGGGGTTGCCAGGGAACATCACCTTTGTCCCCATTAGCAGTGTGGACTTGGACTCCCTGGGCCTCTCTGGTGCTCAGACTATAGCAACAGGGGTCACTTCTGATGGCCAGCTCATCATGACCAGTCAGCCTGTGGACAACTCTGAGAGTTTGGAGAAGACAGGTGACCAGCACTCGCAAACACTGTCTGTAAATGACTCAAATGCTAATGCAGACATGTATGTGCCAACGTCCTCCGCCCAGCTGCCTGAGGCCATGGATGAGACGGGTGTTCTAACCCAAGCCCCAGAGCAGACAGACCCCTCTGGTCTCCAGGGCTACATTCAGCAGAACCAGGTCCAGAACATCCAGGTGTCCTCAGGCCAGTCCATCATCCAGCTGCAACAGGTGCCAGTCCAGACCAGTGATGGTCAGCTGGTGCAGGCAGCAGGGGGACAGACCATGCAGAACGTTCAGCTCATCAACCCAGGGACCTTCATCATCCAGGCCCAGACCGTCACGGCCTCAGGGCAGATCCAGTGGCAGACCTTTCAGGTGCAGGGGGTCCAGAACCTCCAGAACCTCCAGCTGTCCACCAACCCAGCCCAGCAGATCACACTGGCCCCATTGCAAACCCTGTCTCTGGGCCAGGGAGAAGCGCAACAGATCCCCAACCTGCAGACTGTGACTGTCAACTCTTTGGTCCAGGCAGGCATTCAGTACCAGCAGGCAGAGGACACCAACAGCCCTGGAG ACGTCCAGATAAAGGAGGAGCCGGACTCCGAGGACTGGCAGCTGGGCAGTGACTCCACTCTGAACACCAGTGACCTTTCCCACCTGCGGGTCAGGCTAGAGGACGAGGAGGACCAACTCGGCGAGGGGGGCAAGCGGCTACGCAGGGTGGCCTGCACCTGCCCCAATTGCAAAGAGGCTGGGGGGAG AGGATCCAACATGGGAAAGAAGAAGCAACACATCTGTCACATTCCGGGCTGTGGGAAGGTGTACGGGAAGACATCCCACCTGCGAGCGCACCTGCGCTGGCACTCAGGGGAGCGGCCCTTCGTCTGCAGCTGGATGTACTGTGGGAAGAGGTTCACACGCAGCGACGAACTGCAGAGACACAGAAGGACACATACAG gggAGAAGAAGTTTGTCTGCCCGGAATGTTCCAAGCGCTTCATGCGGAGCGACCACCTGGCCAAGCACATTAAAACTCACCAGAACAAGAAAGGAGTCATGAACTCTGTGAGCAACGCGGTGGTTGGCTCCATGGAGTCCGCGGGCTCGTCAGACAGCATCATCACGGCGGGCGGCACCACCCTCATCCTCACCAACATTCAGCAGGGCTCCAGTAACTCCCAAGACATCCTGGCCAATGCTGAAATCCCACTACAACTGGTCACTATAGCAGCCGGAGAAGTCCTAGAGATGGCCGAGTCACAGTGA
- the sp3a gene encoding transcription factor Sp3 isoform X3 — translation MTAPEQPVKQEEMAALDVDSSQSEFLQQDCGTGDQDTQSSSLALLAATCSKIESASSDGGNGAAAAVLTGNPDRWEVLTPTTTRKEEPGAVHIQSRGIVTSNGQYVLPLQNLQSQPIFVTSGSDTSANTVPNIQYIQTADGQQLSFSTSSEDGATLSQDATGQIQILPDGTQTISVTGAGDILTNNQNLISQTGHVQQIQGVSIGSSTFNNQGQVVTNVPMGLPGNITFVPISSVDLDSLGLSGAQTIATGVTSDGQLIMTSQPVDNSESLEKTGDQHSQTLSVNDSNANADMYVPTSSAQLPEAMDETGVLTQAPEQTDPSGLQGYIQQNQVQNIQVSSGQSIIQLQQVPVQTSDGQLVQAAGGQTMQNVQLINPGTFIIQAQTVTASGQIQWQTFQVQGVQNLQNLQLSTNPAQQITLAPLQTLSLGQGEAQQIPNLQTVTVNSLVQAGIQYQQAEDTNSPGDVQIKEEPDSEDWQLGSDSTLNTSDLSHLRVRLEDEEDQLGEGGKRLRRVACTCPNCKEAGGRGSNMGKKKQHICHIPGCGKVYGKTSHLRAHLRWHSGERPFVCSWMYCGKRFTRSDELQRHRRTHTGEKKFVCPECSKRFMRSDHLAKHIKTHQNKKGVMNSVSNAVVGSMESAGSSDSIITAGGTTLILTNIQQGSSNSQDILANAEIPLQLVTIAAGEVLEMAESQ, via the exons ATGACTG CCCCAGAACAGCCAGTGAAACAAGAGGAAATGGCTGCCTTGGACGTGGACAGCAGTCAAAGCGAGTTTCTGCAGCAAGACTGTGGCACAGGAGATCAG GACACTCAGTCGTCATCGCTCGCTCTGCTGGCAGCTACCTGCAGCAAGATCGAGTCGGCATCATCAGATGGGGGTAACGGTGCTGCCGCTGCAGTG TTAACAGGGAACCCAGATAGATGGGAGGTTTTGACCCCCACAACAACACGGAAGGAGGAACCTGGCGCGGTCCATATCCAGAGTCGGGGGATCGTGACATCAAACGGACAGTATGTTCTTCCTCTCCAGAACCTTCAGAGCCAACCGATCTTTGTGACATCAGGAAGCGACACCTCCGCCAACACAGTGCCTAACATTCAGTACATTCAGACAGCTGATGGACAGCAACTGAGCTTCTCCACCTCCAGTGAGGACGGGGCCACTCTGAGCCAAGATGCCACAGGGCAGATCCAGATCTTGCCTGACGGAACTCAGACTATAAGTGTGACTGGGGCCGGAGACATCCTTACTAATAACCAGAACCTCATATCACAGACTGGTCATGTCCAGCAGATCCAGGGTGTTTCTATCGGCAGCTCCACCTTTAACAACCAGGGTCAGGTTGTCACTAATGTGCCTATGGGGTTGCCAGGGAACATCACCTTTGTCCCCATTAGCAGTGTGGACTTGGACTCCCTGGGCCTCTCTGGTGCTCAGACTATAGCAACAGGGGTCACTTCTGATGGCCAGCTCATCATGACCAGTCAGCCTGTGGACAACTCTGAGAGTTTGGAGAAGACAGGTGACCAGCACTCGCAAACACTGTCTGTAAATGACTCAAATGCTAATGCAGACATGTATGTGCCAACGTCCTCCGCCCAGCTGCCTGAGGCCATGGATGAGACGGGTGTTCTAACCCAAGCCCCAGAGCAGACAGACCCCTCTGGTCTCCAGGGCTACATTCAGCAGAACCAGGTCCAGAACATCCAGGTGTCCTCAGGCCAGTCCATCATCCAGCTGCAACAGGTGCCAGTCCAGACCAGTGATGGTCAGCTGGTGCAGGCAGCAGGGGGACAGACCATGCAGAACGTTCAGCTCATCAACCCAGGGACCTTCATCATCCAGGCCCAGACCGTCACGGCCTCAGGGCAGATCCAGTGGCAGACCTTTCAGGTGCAGGGGGTCCAGAACCTCCAGAACCTCCAGCTGTCCACCAACCCAGCCCAGCAGATCACACTGGCCCCATTGCAAACCCTGTCTCTGGGCCAGGGAGAAGCGCAACAGATCCCCAACCTGCAGACTGTGACTGTCAACTCTTTGGTCCAGGCAGGCATTCAGTACCAGCAGGCAGAGGACACCAACAGCCCTGGAG ACGTCCAGATAAAGGAGGAGCCGGACTCCGAGGACTGGCAGCTGGGCAGTGACTCCACTCTGAACACCAGTGACCTTTCCCACCTGCGGGTCAGGCTAGAGGACGAGGAGGACCAACTCGGCGAGGGGGGCAAGCGGCTACGCAGGGTGGCCTGCACCTGCCCCAATTGCAAAGAGGCTGGGGGGAG AGGATCCAACATGGGAAAGAAGAAGCAACACATCTGTCACATTCCGGGCTGTGGGAAGGTGTACGGGAAGACATCCCACCTGCGAGCGCACCTGCGCTGGCACTCAGGGGAGCGGCCCTTCGTCTGCAGCTGGATGTACTGTGGGAAGAGGTTCACACGCAGCGACGAACTGCAGAGACACAGAAGGACACATACAG gggAGAAGAAGTTTGTCTGCCCGGAATGTTCCAAGCGCTTCATGCGGAGCGACCACCTGGCCAAGCACATTAAAACTCACCAGAACAAGAAAGGAGTCATGAACTCTGTGAGCAACGCGGTGGTTGGCTCCATGGAGTCCGCGGGCTCGTCAGACAGCATCATCACGGCGGGCGGCACCACCCTCATCCTCACCAACATTCAGCAGGGCTCCAGTAACTCCCAAGACATCCTGGCCAATGCTGAAATCCCACTACAACTGGTCACTATAGCAGCCGGAGAAGTCCTAGAGATGGCCGAGTCACAGTGA
- the sp3a gene encoding transcription factor Sp3 isoform X1, whose protein sequence is MTAPEQPVKQEEMAALDVDSSQSEFLQQDCGTGDQDTQSSSLALLAATCSKIESASSDGGNGAAAAVTTDLTSIQLTGNPDRWEVLTPTTTRKEEPGAVHIQSRGIVTSNGQYVLPLQNLQSQPIFVTSGSDTSANTVPNIQYIQTADGQQLSFSTSSEDGATLSQDATGQIQILPDGTQTISVTGAGDILTNNQNLISQTGHVQQIQGVSIGSSTFNNQGQVVTNVPMGLPGNITFVPISSVDLDSLGLSGAQTIATGVTSDGQLIMTSQPVDNSESLEKTGDQHSQTLSVNDSNANADMYVPTSSAQLPEAMDETGVLTQAPEQTDPSGLQGYIQQNQVQNIQVSSGQSIIQLQQVPVQTSDGQLVQAAGGQTMQNVQLINPGTFIIQAQTVTASGQIQWQTFQVQGVQNLQNLQLSTNPAQQITLAPLQTLSLGQGEAQQIPNLQTVTVNSLVQAGIQYQQAEDTNSPGDVQIKEEPDSEDWQLGSDSTLNTSDLSHLRVRLEDEEDQLGEGGKRLRRVACTCPNCKEAGGRGSNMGKKKQHICHIPGCGKVYGKTSHLRAHLRWHSGERPFVCSWMYCGKRFTRSDELQRHRRTHTGEKKFVCPECSKRFMRSDHLAKHIKTHQNKKGVMNSVSNAVVGSMESAGSSDSIITAGGTTLILTNIQQGSSNSQDILANAEIPLQLVTIAAGEVLEMAESQ, encoded by the exons ATGACTG CCCCAGAACAGCCAGTGAAACAAGAGGAAATGGCTGCCTTGGACGTGGACAGCAGTCAAAGCGAGTTTCTGCAGCAAGACTGTGGCACAGGAGATCAG GACACTCAGTCGTCATCGCTCGCTCTGCTGGCAGCTACCTGCAGCAAGATCGAGTCGGCATCATCAGATGGGGGTAACGGTGCTGCCGCTGCAGTG ACGACAGACCTAACATCCATCCAGTTAACAGGGAACCCAGATAGATGGGAGGTTTTGACCCCCACAACAACACGGAAGGAGGAACCTGGCGCGGTCCATATCCAGAGTCGGGGGATCGTGACATCAAACGGACAGTATGTTCTTCCTCTCCAGAACCTTCAGAGCCAACCGATCTTTGTGACATCAGGAAGCGACACCTCCGCCAACACAGTGCCTAACATTCAGTACATTCAGACAGCTGATGGACAGCAACTGAGCTTCTCCACCTCCAGTGAGGACGGGGCCACTCTGAGCCAAGATGCCACAGGGCAGATCCAGATCTTGCCTGACGGAACTCAGACTATAAGTGTGACTGGGGCCGGAGACATCCTTACTAATAACCAGAACCTCATATCACAGACTGGTCATGTCCAGCAGATCCAGGGTGTTTCTATCGGCAGCTCCACCTTTAACAACCAGGGTCAGGTTGTCACTAATGTGCCTATGGGGTTGCCAGGGAACATCACCTTTGTCCCCATTAGCAGTGTGGACTTGGACTCCCTGGGCCTCTCTGGTGCTCAGACTATAGCAACAGGGGTCACTTCTGATGGCCAGCTCATCATGACCAGTCAGCCTGTGGACAACTCTGAGAGTTTGGAGAAGACAGGTGACCAGCACTCGCAAACACTGTCTGTAAATGACTCAAATGCTAATGCAGACATGTATGTGCCAACGTCCTCCGCCCAGCTGCCTGAGGCCATGGATGAGACGGGTGTTCTAACCCAAGCCCCAGAGCAGACAGACCCCTCTGGTCTCCAGGGCTACATTCAGCAGAACCAGGTCCAGAACATCCAGGTGTCCTCAGGCCAGTCCATCATCCAGCTGCAACAGGTGCCAGTCCAGACCAGTGATGGTCAGCTGGTGCAGGCAGCAGGGGGACAGACCATGCAGAACGTTCAGCTCATCAACCCAGGGACCTTCATCATCCAGGCCCAGACCGTCACGGCCTCAGGGCAGATCCAGTGGCAGACCTTTCAGGTGCAGGGGGTCCAGAACCTCCAGAACCTCCAGCTGTCCACCAACCCAGCCCAGCAGATCACACTGGCCCCATTGCAAACCCTGTCTCTGGGCCAGGGAGAAGCGCAACAGATCCCCAACCTGCAGACTGTGACTGTCAACTCTTTGGTCCAGGCAGGCATTCAGTACCAGCAGGCAGAGGACACCAACAGCCCTGGAG ACGTCCAGATAAAGGAGGAGCCGGACTCCGAGGACTGGCAGCTGGGCAGTGACTCCACTCTGAACACCAGTGACCTTTCCCACCTGCGGGTCAGGCTAGAGGACGAGGAGGACCAACTCGGCGAGGGGGGCAAGCGGCTACGCAGGGTGGCCTGCACCTGCCCCAATTGCAAAGAGGCTGGGGGGAG AGGATCCAACATGGGAAAGAAGAAGCAACACATCTGTCACATTCCGGGCTGTGGGAAGGTGTACGGGAAGACATCCCACCTGCGAGCGCACCTGCGCTGGCACTCAGGGGAGCGGCCCTTCGTCTGCAGCTGGATGTACTGTGGGAAGAGGTTCACACGCAGCGACGAACTGCAGAGACACAGAAGGACACATACAG gggAGAAGAAGTTTGTCTGCCCGGAATGTTCCAAGCGCTTCATGCGGAGCGACCACCTGGCCAAGCACATTAAAACTCACCAGAACAAGAAAGGAGTCATGAACTCTGTGAGCAACGCGGTGGTTGGCTCCATGGAGTCCGCGGGCTCGTCAGACAGCATCATCACGGCGGGCGGCACCACCCTCATCCTCACCAACATTCAGCAGGGCTCCAGTAACTCCCAAGACATCCTGGCCAATGCTGAAATCCCACTACAACTGGTCACTATAGCAGCCGGAGAAGTCCTAGAGATGGCCGAGTCACAGTGA